A stretch of Pseudomonas sp. 7SR1 DNA encodes these proteins:
- a CDS encoding aldolase catalytic domain-containing protein — translation MRIRLRKTLLLLVTSAYSKLKRHTCVPSKHEKGTVFMSQIKIIDVTLRDGGYRNDFNFTVDYAQSAISQMVEAGIPYCEIGYRNGSFVRKHEHGLTSAVDAQYLSAVHDAAAGRIDLCVMVHPHNVDASDFQLLQEYGVSMIRVCLRRDRLDDGLATVRLAKAHGFQVSANITHVTTLGPGEISDMSLRAENAGADLLVFADSNGNMIPADVDRLITRISSRVLIPLGFHAHNNLSLALSNSIAAMDAGAEYIDASICGMGKGAGNLHLGVFVAYLHRAGIRNDYDLVSALHLSQLTADTVPASSLPLSLTDVMMGTYNMPFDVQQRLDDVIKAYSPASTFHALQILHEQGSRKPEKSIKPLPTTLSPSLASGGIR, via the coding sequence ATGCGTATACGGCTGCGCAAGACATTGTTACTCCTGGTTACCTCTGCTTATTCGAAGTTAAAGCGGCACACTTGCGTGCCTTCGAAACATGAAAAAGGGACTGTATTCATGAGCCAGATAAAGATTATCGATGTCACGCTGCGAGACGGTGGATACCGCAATGATTTCAACTTCACCGTTGATTATGCCCAGTCTGCAATTTCTCAAATGGTCGAAGCCGGCATTCCGTACTGCGAAATCGGTTACCGCAACGGTTCGTTCGTACGCAAGCACGAGCATGGGCTCACCAGCGCTGTCGACGCCCAGTACCTGAGTGCGGTCCATGACGCCGCCGCGGGGCGGATCGACTTGTGCGTCATGGTGCATCCGCACAATGTCGATGCCAGCGACTTCCAGCTGCTTCAGGAATATGGCGTGTCGATGATCAGGGTTTGCCTGCGCCGCGACCGTCTGGACGACGGGTTGGCCACCGTGCGACTGGCCAAGGCTCATGGCTTCCAGGTAAGCGCCAATATCACCCATGTCACAACCCTGGGTCCTGGGGAAATTTCCGATATGAGCCTGCGCGCGGAAAACGCCGGGGCAGACCTGCTGGTGTTCGCGGACTCCAACGGCAACATGATACCTGCCGATGTAGACCGGCTGATCACTCGGATATCCAGCCGGGTCCTGATCCCCTTGGGCTTCCATGCCCACAACAACCTTTCCCTGGCGCTTTCCAATTCCATTGCCGCCATGGATGCCGGCGCCGAATACATCGATGCTTCAATCTGTGGCATGGGCAAGGGGGCGGGCAATCTGCACCTGGGTGTTTTTGTCGCCTACCTGCACCGTGCCGGCATTCGCAATGACTATGACCTGGTGAGTGCCCTGCATTTATCCCAGCTCACCGCCGACACCGTGCCCGCCAGCAGCCTGCCATTGTCGCTGACAGATGTCATGATGGGCACCTACAACATGCCCTTCGATGTTCAGCAACGCCTGGATGATGTGATAAAGGCGTACAGCCCCGCTTCAACTTTCCACGCTTTGCAGATATTGCACGAACAGGGTAGCCGCAAGCCGGAAAAGTCTATAAAGCCATTGCCGACGACTCTATCGCCCTCCCTGGCAAGCGGAGGTATCCGCTAA
- a CDS encoding LysR family transcriptional regulator — MDVSSTSLTASQAVDFPVDSTQFDWENLRYFIAFARIRSLAAAARSLNVEHATVSRRIAALETALKIRLVDRRSHRYELTENGERIAQLGNRMQETACALSRAVCAIRTDKVADITLSSPPHLTTHFIAPRLGQLREQCPGVNVRILSNPRMASMARREADIAISVGRPTETDLVVRKIGTLDFGFFAAQSYLQGRAPSAYEFIAHDDEQEPSPQRIWLENAAGQRPVVLRVKSFDVQAEAARAGAGIALLPVFMANPQSGLHRVSIEERPLHAELWLVVHRDMRTAPGIRAMMDFIIHCFAQQHR; from the coding sequence ATGGATGTTAGCAGCACTTCACTCACCGCCTCGCAGGCCGTCGATTTCCCTGTGGACAGCACCCAGTTCGATTGGGAGAACCTTCGGTATTTCATCGCCTTCGCGAGAATACGCTCCCTGGCTGCCGCAGCGCGGTCGTTAAACGTCGAACACGCGACTGTTTCACGGCGGATAGCGGCCCTTGAAACGGCACTGAAAATACGCCTGGTGGACCGGCGCAGCCACCGATACGAATTGACCGAAAACGGCGAGCGGATCGCCCAGTTGGGTAACCGCATGCAGGAAACTGCCTGCGCGCTGAGCCGCGCGGTCTGCGCGATCCGCACCGATAAAGTCGCAGACATTACCCTCAGCTCACCTCCCCACCTGACGACGCATTTCATTGCGCCCCGTCTCGGTCAGCTAAGGGAGCAATGTCCTGGCGTCAACGTGCGGATCCTGTCCAACCCCCGCATGGCCTCCATGGCAAGGCGCGAAGCGGATATCGCGATCAGCGTCGGACGACCGACCGAGACGGACCTGGTCGTGCGGAAGATCGGCACCCTGGATTTCGGTTTTTTCGCCGCGCAATCCTATCTCCAGGGCCGTGCCCCCTCAGCCTATGAATTCATCGCCCATGACGATGAACAAGAACCCTCCCCTCAGCGCATCTGGCTGGAGAATGCCGCGGGCCAAAGGCCAGTGGTGCTAAGGGTCAAATCCTTCGATGTACAGGCCGAAGCGGCCAGGGCCGGCGCCGGTATCGCCTTGCTCCCCGTATTCATGGCCAATCCTCAAAGCGGCCTGCACAGGGTCTCGATCGAAGAGCGGCCGTTACATGCTGAGCTATGGCTGGTGGTCCATCGCGACATGCGAACGGCTCCCGGAATAAGGGCCATGATGGACTTCATCATTCATTGCTTTGCACAGCAACATCGTTAA
- a CDS encoding MFS transporter has translation MKMFNPLFFIALGLFGVYTIEFGVVGILPVIIERYSVSASQAGYLVGLFALIIAVFGPFMVLLFSRYNRKRILTLSLFIFAGSSALSAYAPDYGWLAVLRIIPAFFHPVYFSLAFVAAVSLYPKEQATQATAKAFVGTSMGMVLGVPITTWIAARFSYEAAFLFCTAVNVIAGLGIIARLPDTFAGQRTPYGEQLAILRKPTLWLNILASTLIFGAMFSVYSYSAEYLSREAGMSGEVISAMLILFGVGGVAGNLLAGRLLSRNKVSTTLMHPIMLGASYLILHFFASAAILPMVLIVVLWGATHTSGLIVTQVWLTSEAPEAPEFVTGLYISFINLGVTLGATAGGWFLARLGMEGTIVSGLVFCALAAATIATKVLVYGARQPGLASETQAVLH, from the coding sequence ATGAAAATGTTCAACCCGTTGTTCTTCATCGCGCTGGGTTTGTTCGGGGTCTACACCATCGAGTTCGGCGTAGTCGGTATCTTGCCGGTGATCATCGAACGCTACAGCGTCAGCGCCTCTCAGGCGGGCTATCTGGTGGGCCTGTTCGCCCTGATCATTGCGGTATTCGGCCCCTTCATGGTGCTGTTGTTTTCACGTTACAACCGCAAGCGGATCCTGACCCTGTCGTTGTTCATTTTTGCCGGTTCCAGCGCCTTGTCGGCCTATGCGCCCGATTACGGATGGCTTGCGGTCCTGCGGATCATTCCGGCGTTCTTCCATCCGGTGTATTTCTCTCTGGCTTTTGTCGCAGCGGTGTCTCTTTATCCCAAGGAACAGGCTACGCAAGCGACGGCCAAAGCGTTTGTCGGCACCAGCATGGGCATGGTCCTGGGCGTGCCTATCACCACCTGGATCGCCGCACGCTTCTCCTACGAGGCGGCCTTTCTGTTCTGCACCGCAGTCAATGTGATCGCCGGCCTCGGCATCATCGCCCGGCTACCCGATACCTTTGCCGGACAGCGAACCCCTTATGGGGAACAGCTGGCTATCCTGCGCAAACCGACGCTGTGGCTCAATATCCTGGCCTCCACCCTGATCTTCGGTGCGATGTTTTCGGTGTACTCCTACAGCGCCGAATACCTGTCTCGTGAAGCCGGCATGAGCGGTGAGGTGATCAGCGCCATGTTGATCCTCTTTGGTGTGGGAGGTGTAGCCGGTAATTTGCTGGCGGGCCGCTTGCTGTCCAGGAACAAAGTGAGTACCACGCTGATGCATCCGATCATGCTGGGTGCGTCCTACCTGATCCTCCATTTCTTCGCCAGTGCAGCCATTTTGCCGATGGTGTTGATCGTCGTGCTGTGGGGCGCCACACACACCAGTGGCCTGATCGTAACGCAGGTATGGTTGACCTCCGAAGCCCCGGAGGCTCCCGAGTTTGTGACGGGACTCTACATTTCATTCATCAATTTGGGCGTGACGCTCGGTGCAACCGCCGGCGGCTGGTTCCTCGCACGCTTGGGAATGGAAGGAACCATCGTCAGCGGGCTGGTTTTCTGTGCACTGGCAGCTGCGACAATCGCGACCAAGGTGCTTGTGTATGGAGCCCGACAACCAGGCCTTGCGTCGGAAACCCAGGCGGTTTTGCACTAA
- a CDS encoding zinc-dependent alcohol dehydrogenase family protein — protein MTRVVRFHEYGDPEVLRIEDLPVAQPGPDEVRIRVKAIGLNRAESMFRRGQYLEQAEFPSRLGYEAAGFVEALGDAVHDFEIGDPVSLVPPSSIARWGTYAEQAVVPAAMLVKHPDSLSLEQAAGVWMQYLTAWGALLPVAGLVAGDIVLITAASSSVGLAAIQIANRVGAIPIAVTRGEEKVRKLLAAGAAHVIVSDKENLAVRVGEITAGDGARVVFDPVGGPAIEPLADATRRGGIIIEYGALSSEPSPFPLFTVLGKSLTLRGYLLHEIVNDPVLFAQGKAFVSSGLIEGSLSPVIARTFTFDEIVEAHEYLEAGEQFGKVIVTLEDRP, from the coding sequence ATGACACGTGTCGTTCGGTTCCATGAGTATGGTGATCCAGAGGTCCTGCGAATCGAGGATTTACCGGTCGCCCAGCCAGGCCCTGATGAGGTCCGCATCCGGGTAAAAGCCATCGGTCTCAACCGCGCCGAATCCATGTTCAGGCGCGGCCAGTACCTTGAGCAGGCTGAGTTTCCCAGCCGGCTGGGGTACGAAGCAGCCGGTTTTGTCGAAGCCTTAGGCGATGCCGTACACGATTTTGAGATAGGCGATCCGGTCAGCCTCGTTCCCCCTTCGAGCATCGCTCGATGGGGAACCTATGCCGAGCAGGCGGTGGTGCCGGCGGCGATGCTGGTCAAACATCCGGACAGCCTCAGCCTCGAACAGGCCGCTGGCGTCTGGATGCAATATCTCACGGCCTGGGGCGCGTTATTGCCCGTCGCCGGACTGGTTGCAGGTGACATCGTGCTGATAACCGCCGCTTCGAGCAGTGTAGGCCTGGCTGCCATTCAGATTGCCAACCGTGTAGGGGCGATACCTATCGCGGTGACCCGTGGCGAGGAAAAGGTCCGCAAGCTGCTGGCGGCCGGTGCCGCTCATGTGATTGTCAGCGACAAGGAAAATCTGGCGGTACGTGTCGGGGAGATCACGGCCGGCGATGGCGCCAGGGTTGTCTTCGATCCAGTGGGCGGTCCGGCTATCGAGCCGTTGGCGGATGCCACCCGTCGCGGCGGCATTATCATCGAGTACGGAGCCTTGAGCAGCGAGCCCTCGCCCTTTCCGCTGTTCACCGTGCTAGGGAAAAGCCTCACGCTGCGAGGCTACCTGCTGCACGAAATCGTCAACGACCCGGTCCTGTTTGCCCAAGGCAAGGCGTTCGTCTCCAGCGGCCTGATCGAGGGCAGCCTGTCCCCTGTAATCGCCAGAACCTTTACCTTCGACGAGATCGTCGAGGCCCATGAATACCTGGAGGCCGGTGAGCAGTTCGGCAAAGTCATCGTGACCCTGGAGGACCGGCCATGA
- a CDS encoding efflux RND transporter permease subunit has translation MNISGFFIDRPIFSGVLSALVLLAGILSLTRLPVSEYPDVVPPLIVVSAQYPGANPKVVAESVAAPLEERINGVEGMLYMQSQANSDGTLAINVTFALGTDPDKAQQLVQNRVSEALPRLPADVLNLGVTTSKSSSTQTLAIHLVSPNNEYDANYLRNYGILNIKSQLERIPGVGEVRIWGGGDYAMRIWIDPDSVVQRGLTAGEVVAAIREQNIQVAAGVIGASPMNAGVPLQLSVNAKGRLKTEEEFGNIVIKTVPDGGVTYLRDVARIELAASTYALRSLVDGQPAVGFGVFQMAGGNALDISARAREIMTQAKADMPAGVDYKIVFDPTQFVRSSIDAVISTLFEAIVLVVLVVIVFLQTWRASVIPLLAVPISIVGTLAFLLAFGFSINALSLFGLVLAIGIVVDDAIVVVENVERNISQGLSPHQATYQAMAEVSKPIVAITLTLVCVFIPLAFMPGLSGGFYRQFALTIAISTVISAFNSLTLSPALCALLLKPHGAPKDPLERGIDKVMGRFFKGFNRRFKQAEEHYGAGVHGVLAHKGRTFAVFAVLLCACAWLSHTLPTGFVPAQDKEFLVGFAQLPAGASLDRTEQVIQQMNDIALKHPGVAHTLEFPGMSVNGLMNSSSSGIIFVILKPFAERSGEELGANRIAAELNAEFSKIAQSFTAVFPPPPVLGLGTLGGFKLQIEDRASLGYVALDSAVKAFMTEAAKAPELGPLFSSYQINVPQLDVDLNRVKAKQLGVSVTDVFETLQIYLGSLYVNDFNLFGRVYQVRAQADAPFRAHPEDIKRLKVRNAYGDMVPLSTLLSVDPGYGPEMVVHYNAFTAADVNGAPAPGYSSGQAEAAIERIARQTLPQGVRMEWTDLTYQQRLAGDTTAWVLAVSTLLVFLVLAALYESLLLPLAVILIVPMGVLSALAGVWLTGGDNNIFTQIGLMVLVGLASKNAILIVEFARDLERQGHTPSSAAWEASKLRLRPILMTSIAFVMGVVPLVISTGAGAEMRQAMGVAVFFGMLGVTAFGLLFTPLFYVLVRSVGRRLPQARSIPIADTYIR, from the coding sequence ATGAACATTTCCGGATTTTTCATCGACCGTCCGATTTTTTCCGGCGTCCTCAGCGCTCTTGTATTGCTGGCCGGGATACTCTCGCTAACGCGGCTGCCAGTGTCGGAGTACCCCGATGTGGTGCCGCCGTTGATCGTGGTGAGCGCCCAATACCCAGGTGCCAACCCCAAAGTGGTGGCTGAGAGCGTCGCCGCGCCGCTTGAAGAGCGTATCAACGGCGTGGAAGGCATGCTGTACATGCAATCGCAGGCCAACAGCGATGGCACCTTGGCGATCAATGTGACATTCGCGCTGGGCACCGACCCCGACAAGGCTCAGCAGTTGGTACAGAACCGTGTCTCCGAAGCGCTCCCACGCCTGCCGGCCGACGTGTTGAACCTTGGCGTCACCACCAGCAAATCGTCATCGACCCAGACCCTGGCGATTCATCTGGTGTCGCCCAACAACGAATACGACGCCAACTACCTTCGCAACTACGGCATCCTTAACATCAAGAGCCAGCTTGAACGTATCCCTGGCGTCGGCGAAGTGCGCATCTGGGGCGGCGGCGACTACGCCATGCGTATCTGGATCGACCCCGACAGCGTTGTACAGCGAGGCCTCACCGCCGGCGAAGTGGTGGCGGCCATACGAGAACAGAACATTCAGGTCGCGGCCGGCGTCATAGGCGCGTCGCCCATGAACGCGGGCGTTCCACTGCAGCTTTCGGTCAACGCCAAAGGTCGGCTGAAAACCGAAGAGGAATTCGGCAATATCGTCATCAAGACGGTACCGGACGGGGGCGTGACGTACTTGCGCGATGTGGCCCGGATCGAATTGGCCGCTTCCACCTACGCGCTTCGCTCGCTAGTCGACGGGCAGCCGGCGGTAGGCTTCGGAGTTTTCCAGATGGCGGGCGGCAACGCGCTGGACATTTCAGCCCGGGCTCGGGAAATCATGACTCAAGCCAAGGCCGATATGCCGGCAGGCGTCGATTACAAAATCGTCTTCGACCCGACCCAGTTCGTCCGTTCCAGTATCGATGCGGTGATCAGCACTCTGTTCGAAGCCATCGTGCTGGTGGTGCTGGTGGTGATCGTGTTCCTGCAAACCTGGCGCGCCTCGGTCATTCCATTGCTGGCTGTGCCGATATCCATCGTCGGCACACTGGCGTTCTTGCTGGCGTTCGGATTCTCCATCAACGCGTTGTCACTGTTCGGCCTGGTATTGGCGATCGGCATCGTCGTGGATGACGCGATCGTCGTGGTGGAAAATGTCGAACGCAACATCAGCCAAGGGTTGTCACCGCACCAGGCCACTTACCAGGCAATGGCAGAGGTGAGCAAACCCATCGTCGCCATCACCCTTACGCTGGTTTGCGTGTTCATTCCATTGGCGTTCATGCCCGGCCTTTCTGGCGGTTTCTACCGCCAGTTCGCCTTGACCATAGCCATTTCCACGGTGATCTCGGCATTCAATTCGTTGACACTTTCCCCGGCCCTCTGCGCCCTGCTGCTCAAGCCACACGGCGCGCCAAAGGATCCGCTGGAACGTGGAATCGACAAAGTCATGGGGCGTTTTTTCAAAGGTTTCAATCGTCGATTCAAGCAAGCCGAGGAGCACTATGGTGCCGGCGTACACGGTGTGCTGGCGCACAAGGGCAGGACGTTCGCGGTGTTCGCGGTTCTGCTGTGTGCCTGCGCCTGGTTGAGCCACACGCTACCGACGGGGTTCGTTCCGGCCCAGGACAAGGAGTTCCTGGTGGGTTTCGCTCAACTGCCCGCCGGTGCCTCGCTGGATCGAACCGAGCAGGTCATCCAGCAAATGAACGACATCGCGCTGAAACATCCTGGCGTTGCCCACACCCTCGAGTTTCCCGGCATGTCCGTCAACGGTCTGATGAACTCTTCAAGCTCCGGGATCATCTTCGTCATCCTCAAACCCTTTGCCGAGCGTTCCGGCGAGGAGTTGGGGGCGAACCGGATAGCGGCAGAACTCAATGCCGAGTTCAGCAAGATTGCGCAGTCCTTCACTGCGGTCTTCCCGCCGCCCCCCGTCCTTGGGCTGGGAACACTGGGCGGGTTCAAACTCCAGATCGAGGACCGCGCCAGCCTGGGTTATGTCGCACTCGACAGCGCGGTCAAAGCCTTCATGACCGAGGCTGCCAAGGCGCCGGAATTAGGCCCCCTTTTCTCCAGCTACCAGATAAACGTGCCCCAACTGGACGTCGATCTAAATCGGGTCAAAGCCAAGCAGCTCGGCGTCTCGGTAACCGATGTATTCGAGACCCTGCAGATTTACCTGGGATCTCTATACGTCAACGATTTCAACCTTTTCGGGCGTGTTTACCAAGTCAGGGCGCAGGCCGATGCGCCGTTCAGGGCCCACCCCGAAGACATCAAACGCTTGAAGGTTCGTAATGCCTACGGCGACATGGTGCCCTTGTCGACGCTGCTGTCGGTCGATCCCGGCTATGGGCCGGAAATGGTCGTGCATTACAACGCTTTTACAGCGGCGGACGTCAACGGCGCCCCCGCCCCCGGTTACTCTTCGGGCCAGGCAGAAGCAGCCATCGAGCGCATCGCCCGGCAGACCCTGCCCCAGGGCGTACGTATGGAATGGACCGACCTGACCTACCAGCAACGGCTGGCCGGTGACACGACCGCCTGGGTGCTGGCGGTCAGCACGCTCCTGGTTTTTCTGGTTCTGGCGGCGCTGTACGAAAGTCTCCTGCTGCCGCTGGCGGTGATCCTGATCGTGCCGATGGGGGTGCTTTCGGCGCTCGCGGGCGTCTGGTTGACCGGAGGCGATAACAACATTTTCACCCAGATAGGCCTGATGGTACTGGTGGGCCTGGCGTCCAAGAACGCCATCCTGATCGTCGAATTTGCAAGGGATCTGGAACGCCAGGGGCACACCCCGTCGAGCGCCGCCTGGGAGGCCAGCAAGTTGAGGCTCAGGCCGATCCTGATGACCTCGATTGCCTTTGTCATGGGCGTCGTCCCCCTGGTGATTTCCACCGGAGCCGGAGCGGAAATGCGCCAGGCGATGGGCGTCGCGGTGTTCTTCGGCATGTTGGGCGTGACCGCATTCGGATTGCTCTTCACCCCGCTCTTCTACGTCCTGGTTCGCAGTGTTGGCCGCCGGCTACCCCAGGCCCGGTCAATTCCCATTGCGGACACATACATCCGTTAA